The following are from one region of the Candidatus Binatia bacterium genome:
- a CDS encoding metal-dependent transcriptional regulator, producing the protein METWKRFHEKQLTHSMAHYLQAIASLTRAGGTSVSAIAERLGVSKAGVTSMLRSLTTRGLAKHEPYGDVTLTVEGQRLAARTERSRDVLTEFFGEILGLDPATAEEDACMIEHLVSPDSMVRFLRLTAFLRSDHPTAERFREAFREYQNACESGTESAHCPVCHGRCLRVALEELIDPVDGGKESLS; encoded by the coding sequence ATGGAAACCTGGAAGCGATTCCACGAGAAGCAGCTCACGCACTCGATGGCCCACTATCTCCAGGCCATCGCATCGCTGACGCGCGCCGGCGGCACGTCGGTCAGCGCGATCGCCGAGCGGCTGGGCGTCAGCAAGGCCGGCGTGACGTCGATGCTGCGCTCGCTCACGACGCGCGGGCTGGCCAAGCACGAGCCCTACGGCGATGTGACGCTGACCGTGGAAGGGCAGCGCCTCGCGGCGCGCACTGAGCGGAGCCGCGACGTGCTGACCGAGTTCTTCGGCGAGATCCTGGGCCTCGATCCCGCGACCGCCGAGGAAGACGCCTGCATGATCGAGCACCTGGTGAGCCCCGATTCGATGGTGCGCTTCCTTCGGCTCACCGCGTTCCTGCGATCCGATCATCCCACCGCGGAGCGGTTCCGCGAGGCGTTCCGCGAATACCAGAATGCGTGCGAGAGCGGAACGGAATCGGCCCACTGTCCTGTCTGCCATGGCCGCTGCCTGCGCGTGGCCCTCGAAGAGCTGATCGACCCCGTGGATGGAGGAAAGGAGTCGCTGTCATGA
- the ppk1 gene encoding polyphosphate kinase 1, whose amino-acid sequence MTEPKDTQGRYLDRAMTWLAFNGRVLEEAQDPQSAILERARFLGIFASNLDEFFMIRVASIRDRVRTGADQRSAAGQTQAERLTAVQARALELTAAAYALWEQGIVPGLRDAGIRFLRETELEPSERAFVDRLFARELLPVLTPAAVAEDTPFPRLFHLALHLAVRLAKPGEEERLAVVQLPRTGTRWIQVSGGTRADGHAPAQRFVLMEEAARAHLGELFAGYEVREAVSFRVTRDADFATDDQEEENLVDAVRQVLRQRMRGDPVRLEIAREASDAVVERLRAALELEEREVYRVPGPLDFRFLMDFARQPSLKAPRAPAWPPQPVPGVPPLDGIWDAIQERDILLFHPYETFEPVLRLLVLAAEDPSVLAIKQVLYRTSSTSEVVNALERAAESGKQVTVLVELQARFDEERNVNWARRLEDAGAQVLYGLAGLKTHAKALLIVRRGPGGIERYAHVGTGNYNERTAADYSDVGLLSADEDLCADLTGFFNVVTGYSEPLPWRRIEMAPLGLRARLLALIRREIAKATAEEPGQIRAKMNALLDIPLIEALYEASNAGVRIDLNVRGSCLLRPGVKGMSENIRVVSLVDRFLEHARIFEFRNGGDMETFIASADWMPRNLDRRVELMTPIVDPEHRARLGRILDTIFADNVKARELKSDGAYARRDGRKKATRAQELFWEEARAAATRTEDPDRSVFQPLRRAPNAG is encoded by the coding sequence ATGACGGAACCCAAGGATACCCAGGGCCGCTACCTGGATCGGGCCATGACCTGGCTGGCTTTCAACGGCCGCGTGCTGGAGGAGGCCCAGGACCCGCAGAGCGCTATCTTGGAGAGGGCGCGCTTCTTAGGAATCTTCGCGTCCAACCTGGACGAGTTCTTCATGATCCGGGTGGCTTCGATCCGGGACCGGGTCCGGACCGGCGCCGACCAGCGCTCGGCGGCCGGGCAGACGCAGGCCGAGCGGCTCACCGCCGTGCAGGCCCGCGCGCTGGAGCTGACCGCCGCCGCGTACGCGCTCTGGGAGCAGGGGATCGTTCCCGGGCTGCGGGACGCGGGCATCCGCTTCCTGCGCGAAACGGAGCTCGAGCCCAGCGAGCGCGCGTTCGTGGACCGGCTTTTCGCGCGGGAGCTCCTCCCCGTGCTGACCCCCGCGGCCGTGGCCGAGGACACCCCCTTTCCGCGCCTCTTCCACCTGGCGCTCCATCTCGCGGTCCGGCTCGCCAAGCCCGGCGAAGAGGAGCGGCTCGCCGTGGTGCAGCTGCCGCGCACCGGCACGCGGTGGATCCAGGTGAGCGGGGGGACGCGCGCCGACGGCCATGCGCCCGCGCAGCGCTTCGTCCTGATGGAGGAGGCGGCGCGCGCGCACCTGGGCGAGCTCTTCGCGGGATACGAGGTGCGCGAGGCCGTGTCCTTCCGCGTCACCCGCGACGCCGACTTCGCCACCGACGACCAGGAGGAGGAGAACCTGGTGGACGCCGTGCGCCAGGTGCTGCGGCAGCGGATGCGCGGCGATCCCGTGAGGCTCGAGATCGCGCGGGAGGCGAGCGACGCCGTGGTGGAGCGCCTGCGAGCCGCGCTGGAGCTGGAGGAGCGCGAGGTCTATCGCGTTCCCGGCCCGCTCGATTTCCGCTTCCTGATGGACTTCGCGCGCCAGCCCTCGCTGAAGGCGCCGCGCGCGCCGGCGTGGCCGCCGCAGCCGGTGCCGGGGGTGCCGCCGCTCGACGGGATCTGGGACGCGATCCAGGAGCGGGACATCCTCCTCTTCCACCCCTACGAGACGTTCGAGCCGGTGCTGCGGCTCCTGGTGCTCGCGGCCGAGGACCCCAGCGTGCTCGCGATCAAGCAGGTGCTCTACCGCACGTCGTCCACGTCGGAGGTGGTGAACGCGCTGGAGCGCGCGGCGGAGAGCGGGAAGCAGGTGACGGTGCTGGTCGAGCTGCAGGCGCGCTTCGACGAGGAGCGGAACGTGAACTGGGCGCGCCGCCTGGAGGACGCCGGCGCGCAGGTGCTCTACGGGCTCGCGGGTTTGAAGACGCACGCCAAGGCGCTCCTCATCGTGCGCCGCGGTCCGGGAGGGATCGAGCGCTACGCCCATGTCGGCACCGGCAACTACAACGAGCGGACGGCCGCCGACTACTCCGACGTGGGACTCCTCTCGGCGGACGAGGATCTCTGCGCCGATCTGACCGGCTTCTTCAACGTGGTCACCGGCTACTCGGAGCCGTTGCCCTGGCGCCGGATCGAGATGGCGCCGCTCGGGCTCCGCGCGCGGCTCCTCGCCCTGATCCGGCGCGAGATCGCGAAAGCGACCGCGGAAGAGCCGGGGCAGATCCGCGCGAAGATGAACGCGCTGCTGGACATTCCGCTCATCGAGGCGCTGTATGAGGCGTCGAACGCGGGGGTGCGGATCGATCTCAACGTGCGCGGCTCCTGCCTCCTCCGTCCCGGCGTGAAGGGGATGTCGGAGAACATCCGGGTCGTGAGCCTGGTGGACCGCTTCCTGGAGCACGCGCGCATCTTCGAGTTCCGAAACGGCGGCGACATGGAGACCTTCATCGCGAGCGCCGACTGGATGCCGCGCAACCTGGACCGTCGGGTCGAGCTGATGACGCCGATCGTGGACCCGGAACACCGCGCCCGCCTGGGCCGTATTCTGGACACGATCTTCGCCGACAACGTGAAGGCGCGCGAGTTGAAGTCCGACGGCGCCTACGCCAGGCGCGACGGGAGGAAGAAGGCGACCCGCGCGCAGGAGCTGTTCTGGGAGGAGGCCCGCGCGGCCGCCACCCGGACCGAGGATCCGGACCGCAGCGTGTTCCAGCCCTTGCGGCGGGCGCCGAACGCGGGCTGA
- the feoB gene encoding ferrous iron transport protein B — protein sequence MSMPSERVAIVGSPNSGKSSLFNRLTGLRQKVANYPGVTVEKKVGSCRLPSGKQVDIVDLPGTYSLAPRSPDEAIVRDVLDGHCAPEEQADLVVAVVDATNLERQLYLALQILATGRPAVLVLNLIDAAQAQGIAIDVPAMERMLGVPVLAVSAKTGFGIDRLRTALDTRAAANGNGHGNGNGHANGYVNGNGSAHADGNGNGNGHRLTLEQALDPALGYANVERIIKAVVRRVPGRQAPRAGLDRVLTHRILGPIILVLFMGGVFQSIYAWASPFMDLISSGFAALAGAAQATLPAGPIRSLLVDGVLAGAGTVASFIPQLAILFFFIALMEDTGYMARAAFIMDRVMGAVGLPGRAFLPLLSSFACAIPGIMATRTIENRNDRLTTIMIAPLMTCSARLPVYALLIGAFIPDRYVLGILNLRGLTLLSLYLFGILAALAVAAVLKRTVLRGPKPLYVMELPHYRMPSLRSVAMTIRNRCLLFLQKAGTVIVAVSLVLWFLASYPVSKPGTPPSEALRHSFAGQLGRAIEPVIRPLGFDWKMGVGLISSVAAREVMISTMATVYSLDGSGDPSMSLKQTLPKVRNDRTGALAYTPLVAVSLMVFFALACQCMSTVAVARRETNSWRWPLFMLLFMNAIAWAASFVVFQGGRLLGWG from the coding sequence ATGTCGATGCCCTCTGAGCGCGTCGCCATCGTCGGCAGCCCGAACTCGGGGAAATCCTCCCTCTTCAACCGCCTGACCGGCCTTCGCCAGAAGGTCGCGAACTACCCCGGCGTCACGGTCGAGAAGAAGGTCGGCTCCTGCCGGCTCCCCTCCGGCAAGCAGGTCGACATCGTGGACCTCCCGGGCACCTACAGCCTGGCGCCGCGCTCCCCCGACGAGGCGATCGTGCGCGACGTGCTCGACGGGCACTGCGCTCCCGAGGAGCAGGCCGACCTGGTGGTCGCCGTGGTGGACGCGACGAATCTGGAGCGCCAGCTCTACCTGGCGCTGCAGATTCTCGCGACCGGCCGTCCCGCGGTCCTCGTGCTCAACCTGATCGACGCCGCCCAGGCCCAGGGGATCGCGATCGACGTCCCCGCGATGGAGCGGATGCTGGGCGTGCCGGTGCTCGCGGTGTCCGCCAAGACGGGGTTCGGCATCGACCGGCTGCGCACCGCGCTGGATACGCGCGCGGCCGCGAACGGGAACGGCCACGGCAACGGGAACGGGCACGCGAACGGGTACGTGAACGGGAACGGGAGCGCGCACGCGGACGGAAACGGCAACGGCAACGGGCACCGCCTCACGCTGGAGCAGGCGCTGGATCCCGCCCTGGGCTACGCCAACGTGGAGCGGATCATCAAGGCCGTGGTCCGGCGCGTGCCCGGGCGCCAGGCTCCGCGCGCCGGACTCGACCGCGTGCTCACCCACCGGATCCTGGGCCCGATCATCCTCGTGCTCTTCATGGGCGGCGTGTTCCAGAGCATCTACGCCTGGGCCTCTCCCTTCATGGACCTGATCTCCTCCGGCTTTGCCGCGCTCGCGGGTGCCGCGCAGGCGACGCTCCCGGCCGGGCCGATCCGCTCGCTCCTGGTGGACGGCGTGCTCGCGGGTGCGGGCACGGTCGCCTCGTTCATTCCCCAGCTCGCGATCCTCTTCTTCTTCATCGCGCTGATGGAGGACACGGGCTACATGGCGCGCGCCGCGTTCATCATGGACCGCGTCATGGGCGCGGTGGGGCTTCCGGGACGGGCGTTCCTGCCGCTCCTGTCGTCCTTCGCCTGCGCGATTCCGGGGATCATGGCCACGCGCACCATCGAGAACCGGAACGACCGGCTCACGACGATCATGATCGCGCCGCTCATGACCTGCAGCGCGCGCCTTCCCGTCTACGCGCTCCTGATCGGCGCCTTCATCCCCGACCGCTACGTGCTCGGCATCCTGAATCTGAGGGGGCTGACGCTGCTCTCGCTCTATCTCTTCGGGATTCTCGCCGCGCTCGCGGTGGCCGCGGTCCTGAAGCGCACCGTCCTGCGGGGACCGAAGCCGCTCTACGTGATGGAGCTGCCGCACTACCGCATGCCCTCGCTGCGATCGGTGGCGATGACGATCCGAAACCGCTGTCTCCTCTTCCTCCAGAAGGCGGGCACGGTCATCGTCGCGGTCTCGCTGGTGCTCTGGTTCCTCGCCTCCTATCCGGTGAGCAAGCCCGGCACGCCGCCGAGCGAGGCGCTGCGCCATTCCTTCGCGGGACAGCTGGGCCGCGCGATCGAGCCGGTGATCCGGCCGCTGGGGTTCGACTGGAAGATGGGGGTGGGGCTGATCTCCTCGGTCGCGGCGCGCGAGGTGATGATCTCCACGATGGCGACGGTCTACAGCCTGGACGGGTCGGGCGACCCGTCGATGTCGCTCAAGCAGACGCTCCCCAAGGTGCGCAACGACCGCACCGGCGCCCTGGCCTACACGCCGCTCGTCGCGGTTAGCCTCATGGTCTTTTTCGCGCTGGCCTGCCAGTGCATGTCCACGGTCGCCGTGGCGCGGCGCGAGACCAACTCGTGGCGCTGGCCCCTCTTCATGCTGCTCTTCATGAACGCGATCGCGTGGGCCGCCTCGTTCGTGGTGTTCCAGGGCGGCCGGCTCCTGGGATGGGGCTGA
- a CDS encoding FeoA family protein: protein MTSRTLALLAPGDRAVVRGILAEKEFAMRLMELGLTPGTEVALIRRAPFGDPLELAVRGSHFSIRRSEAERIHVDAL, encoded by the coding sequence ATGACGTCGCGCACGCTCGCGCTGCTCGCTCCCGGCGATCGCGCCGTGGTCCGAGGCATCCTGGCGGAAAAGGAATTCGCGATGCGGCTGATGGAGCTGGGGCTGACCCCCGGCACCGAGGTGGCGCTGATCCGGCGCGCGCCGTTCGGCGACCCGCTCGAGCTGGCCGTGCGCGGGTCGCACTTCTCCATCCGGCGATCGGAGGCGGAACGGATTCATGTCGATGCCCTCTGA